One genomic window of Methanosalsum zhilinae DSM 4017 includes the following:
- a CDS encoding precorrin-8X methylmutase, with product MTTEKSNKIPVDELGDLVQFTTDIDQELVEKCRDLGAHTQEAKAISMTSRNIARLIVGDRTQEDRIRQRCMIATGDPGVAYLMQFKDNPIQAGIEAIRNGAPIFVDINMVKTGISKRGHTSEVICVLDKDPDAELAHKYGITRTSAGFLACRDQLNGSIIAIGNAPSAALTVCRLIEHGVRPALVVGTPVGFVNAAESKEMVRKMDVPSITCVGTRGGTPIAVACVNELIAMSNEEDSV from the coding sequence ATGACTACTGAAAAAAGCAATAAAATTCCGGTTGATGAACTTGGCGATCTTGTCCAGTTCACCACAGATATTGATCAGGAACTGGTTGAAAAATGCAGGGACCTTGGTGCACATACACAGGAAGCAAAGGCCATTTCCATGACCAGCAGAAACATTGCCCGCCTCATTGTAGGTGACAGGACCCAGGAAGACCGTATACGTCAGAGGTGTATGATCGCAACCGGTGATCCAGGTGTAGCTTATCTGATGCAGTTTAAGGATAATCCGATCCAGGCAGGTATCGAAGCTATCAGGAATGGGGCACCCATATTTGTTGATATCAATATGGTAAAGACCGGAATAAGCAAGAGAGGCCATACAAGTGAAGTAATCTGTGTTCTGGATAAGGACCCTGATGCTGAACTTGCCCATAAGTACGGAATAACCCGCACCTCTGCAGGTTTTCTTGCATGCAGGGACCAGCTGAACGGATCAATAATTGCCATAGGGAATGCACCATCAGCTGCCCTTACAGTCTGCAGACTCATAGAACACGGTGTCAGGCCTGCTCTTGTTGTAGGTACTCCGGTAGGGTTTGTGAATGCAGCCGAATCCAAGGAAATGGTCCGGAAGATGGATGTGCCGTCAATAACCTGTGTGGGAACCCGGGGAGGAACTCCAATAGCTGTTGCCTGTGTCAATGAACTGATCGCAATGTCCAATGAAGAGGATTCTGTATAA
- the cobJ gene encoding precorrin-3B C(17)-methyltransferase produces MEGLQLQSQNNVSTKKGRLYIVGIGPGSTDHMTVKACEVLRRSDYVIGNGTYLDQIADLLDKQEIIRSSMGKEVDRASQAVELSQEGEVSIISGGDANVYGMAGLVLEVAEHTGLDVEIEVVPGVTAITAAASILGAPIVNDFAVISLSDLLTPWEMIEKRLEAAASTDFVISLYNPKSRQRRSNFSRAIDIIKKHRADSVPVGLVKNALRGQDEDCVVTTLGEVLKYNEWVDMSTTILVTNSESRIWENNSTKRIITPRGYHRKYDY; encoded by the coding sequence ATGGAAGGATTACAGTTGCAATCGCAGAATAATGTAAGCACAAAAAAAGGAAGACTGTATATAGTAGGTATAGGCCCAGGCTCCACGGATCACATGACAGTTAAGGCGTGTGAGGTTCTCAGAAGGTCTGATTATGTGATCGGAAACGGGACCTATCTTGACCAGATAGCGGATCTGCTGGACAAACAGGAGATTATTCGCAGTTCAATGGGCAAGGAAGTGGACAGGGCCAGCCAGGCAGTTGAACTCTCACAGGAGGGTGAGGTATCCATCATCAGTGGAGGCGATGCGAATGTATATGGTATGGCAGGTCTTGTTCTGGAAGTTGCAGAGCATACAGGTCTTGATGTTGAGATTGAGGTTGTACCAGGGGTTACGGCAATAACAGCTGCTGCAAGTATCCTGGGAGCACCTATTGTAAATGACTTTGCTGTCATCAGCCTGAGCGATCTGCTCACACCCTGGGAGATGATCGAAAAAAGGCTGGAAGCAGCAGCATCCACAGACTTTGTGATTTCTCTTTACAATCCAAAGAGCCGCCAGAGAAGATCGAATTTCAGCAGGGCAATTGATATAATTAAAAAACACCGGGCTGATTCGGTTCCTGTAGGTCTTGTAAAAAATGCACTCAGAGGCCAGGATGAGGATTGTGTTGTCACCACCCTGGGAGAGGTGCTCAAATATAATGAATGGGTGGATATGAGCACAACCATACTTGTTACAAACAGCGAGTCCAGGATATGGGAAAATAACAGTACCAAAAGAATAATTACTCCAAGGGGGTATCATCGTAAATATGACTACTGA